Proteins found in one Mesorhizobium sp. CAU 1732 genomic segment:
- a CDS encoding ABC transporter ATP-binding protein, giving the protein MTEPTADAAPVKIKLLDIEQRYQTRDIDVLALTDVNLEISQGEFLVLLGPSGCGKTTLLRIIAGLLKSTGGEVQVGGQPLWNGRERNDTVMQELGVVFQDANLFPWMTIEDNIALPLKLRGMGKAERRARAAELCELVGIKGFEKRWPRELSGGMRQRAAIARALSCKPQILLMDEPFGALDAMTRDQMNLELQRIWRESGCTIILVTHSIREAVFLADRVLLLSPRPGRMDTLTEIDIARPRDIYVQSTPEFQNYELDLRQRLDTFA; this is encoded by the coding sequence ATGACGGAACCAACTGCTGACGCCGCGCCCGTCAAGATCAAGCTCCTCGACATCGAGCAGCGCTACCAGACGCGCGACATCGACGTGCTGGCTCTCACGGACGTCAATCTCGAAATTTCGCAGGGCGAGTTTCTCGTTCTGCTGGGGCCCTCGGGCTGCGGCAAGACCACCCTTCTGCGCATCATCGCCGGCCTTCTGAAGTCGACCGGTGGCGAGGTCCAGGTCGGCGGCCAGCCGCTGTGGAACGGACGTGAGCGCAACGACACGGTGATGCAGGAACTGGGCGTGGTCTTCCAGGACGCGAACCTCTTCCCCTGGATGACGATCGAGGACAACATCGCACTGCCGTTGAAGCTGCGCGGCATGGGCAAAGCGGAGCGCCGCGCGCGCGCAGCCGAACTGTGCGAACTCGTCGGCATCAAGGGCTTCGAGAAGCGCTGGCCGCGGGAGCTCTCCGGCGGCATGCGGCAGCGCGCCGCGATCGCGCGCGCCTTGAGCTGCAAGCCCCAAATCCTCCTCATGGACGAGCCGTTCGGGGCGCTCGACGCGATGACGCGCGACCAGATGAACCTCGAGCTCCAGCGCATCTGGCGCGAAAGCGGCTGCACGATCATCCTCGTCACGCACTCGATCCGCGAGGCCGTGTTCCTCGCCGACCGGGTGCTGCTCCTGTCGCCGCGACCGGGCCGCATGGACACGCTGACCGAGATCGACATTGCCCGGCCGCGCGACATCTACGTGCAATCGACGCCCGAATTCCAGAACTACGAACTCGACCTGCGCCAGCGGCTCGACACCTTCGCCTGA
- a CDS encoding amidohydrolase family protein, whose protein sequence is MEGYGAIDAVVNIWTREALAGRPDREAFYTGKVKVDRGTFEGISLDEMLRRMDAANIERSMLIAAKVGQAGHRACYHVPYELVADAVRLHPDRFLALAGIDPTEGMDGVRALEKAVRDDGFIGAHLYPHWFELAPDHARYYPFYAKCVELDVPIQLQVGQSLIYDKSYPRRSVGRPITLDAVACDFPELKLIGIHIGIPWADEMIAMAWKHANVFIGSDAHAPRYWPQSFVNYINTYGQDKVIFGTDFPVLDFGETMRQIDELDLRPASKRKFLRDNALRIYKLDGAA, encoded by the coding sequence ATGGAAGGCTACGGCGCGATCGACGCGGTGGTGAATATCTGGACCAGGGAAGCGCTTGCGGGCCGCCCCGACCGCGAAGCCTTCTACACCGGCAAGGTCAAGGTCGATCGCGGCACGTTCGAGGGCATCTCGCTGGACGAGATGCTGCGCCGCATGGACGCCGCCAACATCGAGCGCTCGATGCTGATCGCGGCCAAGGTGGGACAGGCCGGACACCGCGCCTGCTATCACGTGCCGTACGAACTCGTCGCCGACGCCGTGCGGCTTCATCCGGACCGGTTTCTCGCGTTGGCCGGCATCGACCCGACCGAAGGCATGGATGGCGTCCGCGCGCTTGAGAAGGCCGTTCGCGACGACGGCTTCATCGGCGCGCATCTCTATCCGCACTGGTTCGAACTCGCGCCGGATCACGCACGCTACTATCCGTTTTACGCGAAATGCGTCGAGCTGGACGTGCCGATCCAGTTGCAGGTCGGACAGTCACTGATCTACGACAAATCGTATCCGCGCCGCAGCGTCGGCCGTCCGATCACCCTCGATGCGGTCGCCTGCGACTTTCCCGAGCTGAAGCTGATCGGCATCCATATCGGCATTCCGTGGGCCGATGAAATGATCGCGATGGCCTGGAAGCACGCCAACGTCTTCATCGGTTCCGACGCCCATGCGCCGCGCTACTGGCCGCAATCCTTCGTCAACTACATCAACACCTACGGCCAGGACAAAGTCATCTTCGGCACGGACTTCCCGGTCCTCGATTTCGGCGAGACGATGCGCCAGATCGACGAGCTGGACTTGCGCCCTGCGTCGAAGCGCAAGTTCCTGCGCGACAACGCCCTGCGCATCTACAAACTGGACGGCGCGGCATGA
- a CDS encoding cysteine hydrolase, with protein MVQPKTLLLVIDPQRAFCDAGGSMALQGRPIEQLRHAASVCDALARDAREAGATVAWTRMVFAPDYSDGGELIRTIRPNLAKIGALRRGSGDEELSDVVTPHDGDLIIDKPRFSALVNTRLEAILHDGLYRRVLVCGVTTSMCVESTVRDLGQRDFETFVVADACADFDMDVHKASLAAMEFGFARILDSHRARDLLRT; from the coding sequence ATGGTGCAGCCGAAAACACTCCTGCTCGTCATCGATCCCCAGCGCGCGTTCTGCGACGCCGGCGGGTCGATGGCCCTGCAGGGGCGTCCCATCGAGCAGCTTCGCCATGCAGCGTCCGTGTGCGACGCGCTCGCGCGGGATGCACGTGAGGCGGGCGCCACGGTTGCCTGGACGCGCATGGTCTTTGCCCCGGACTATTCGGACGGCGGCGAGCTGATCCGTACGATCAGGCCCAACCTCGCGAAGATCGGCGCTCTGCGGCGCGGCAGCGGGGACGAAGAGCTCTCGGACGTCGTGACGCCGCACGATGGCGACCTCATCATCGACAAGCCGCGTTTCTCCGCGCTCGTCAATACGAGGCTGGAAGCCATCCTGCACGACGGCCTCTATCGCCGCGTTCTGGTGTGCGGGGTCACCACGTCGATGTGCGTCGAAAGCACCGTGCGCGACCTCGGCCAACGCGATTTCGAGACCTTTGTCGTGGCGGACGCCTGCGCCGATTTCGACATGGACGTACACAAGGCCTCGCTGGCCGCAATGGAGTTCGGATTTGCCCGCATCCTCGACAGCCACCGTGCCCGCGACCTCCTACGGACATGA
- a CDS encoding ABC transporter permease gives MARYTSWIATPLLLAAIVLVWEAYVRVFEVSPFILPSPVDVWSAVVALLSDPRTYRHIWVTLFETVAGFAIAVVIGITFGGFLGKIRWLERTLNPLIVGLQVMPKVALIPLFIVWFGFGMTSKVVLAAVIAFFPIMTNTILGIKSVERGHRDVMLALNASRWATFRDVELPNALPFILTGMEVGIVLATIGAIVGEYLGGSQGLGYMAVATLNAFDVKAMFGVIMLLTVLGLILYFLVVLLRRYVTPWHESVAGQR, from the coding sequence ATGGCACGCTACACATCCTGGATCGCTACCCCTCTCCTGCTCGCGGCCATCGTGCTCGTGTGGGAAGCCTATGTCCGCGTCTTCGAGGTCTCGCCCTTCATCCTGCCGTCGCCGGTCGATGTGTGGAGCGCGGTCGTCGCGCTCTTGTCGGACCCGCGCACCTACCGGCACATCTGGGTGACGCTGTTCGAAACCGTCGCGGGCTTTGCGATCGCGGTGGTGATCGGCATCACCTTTGGCGGCTTCCTCGGCAAGATCCGCTGGCTGGAGCGCACACTCAACCCGCTGATCGTCGGCCTTCAGGTGATGCCGAAGGTCGCACTGATCCCGCTCTTCATCGTGTGGTTCGGCTTCGGCATGACCTCGAAGGTCGTGCTGGCAGCGGTGATCGCCTTCTTCCCGATCATGACGAACACCATTCTGGGCATCAAATCGGTCGAGCGCGGCCATCGCGACGTGATGCTGGCGCTGAACGCCAGCCGCTGGGCGACCTTCCGTGACGTCGAGCTGCCCAACGCCTTGCCCTTCATCCTTACCGGCATGGAGGTCGGTATCGTGCTCGCCACCATCGGCGCGATCGTCGGCGAATATCTCGGCGGCAGCCAGGGCCTCGGCTACATGGCGGTCGCGACGCTCAACGCCTTCGACGTCAAGGCGATGTTCGGCGTGATCATGCTGCTCACCGTGCTCGGCCTCATCCTCTACTTCCTCGTGGTCCTGCTGCGTCGCTACGTGACGCCGTGGCACGAATCCGTCGCCGGCCAGCGCTAG
- a CDS encoding amidohydrolase family protein, translated as MARIIDISTNFKPHTQLKLYDVLGIDKKTARGIDPEAYIAEMDRNGVAMTGIIANVVQNGVRGELLATHVDEVYPVLQKYPDRFFGWCGINPLSGMETLRYIERAVTELGFKGVHVYPHWFGVPINDRTYWPIYAKCCELGVPITLQVGRQSPRSGGKLCARPQWLEDAAYDFPELTLIGLHIGVPMDYEMTSAAIGHENVYIIADAHPPSTWSQHFVDYIAQRGFANYDGMKKVMWGTDWPVQNITQSLKEVRALDLPQEALDGLLGENAIRILKLDVPA; from the coding sequence ATGGCGCGCATCATCGACATCAGCACCAACTTCAAGCCGCATACGCAGCTCAAGCTCTACGACGTGCTCGGCATCGACAAGAAGACCGCCCGAGGTATCGACCCCGAAGCCTATATCGCGGAGATGGACCGGAACGGCGTCGCGATGACCGGCATCATCGCCAATGTCGTGCAGAACGGCGTGCGCGGCGAATTGCTGGCCACCCATGTCGACGAGGTCTATCCGGTTCTCCAGAAGTACCCCGACCGTTTCTTCGGCTGGTGCGGCATCAATCCGCTCAGCGGCATGGAGACGCTGCGCTACATCGAGCGTGCCGTGACCGAACTCGGCTTCAAGGGCGTCCACGTCTACCCGCACTGGTTCGGCGTGCCGATCAACGACCGTACCTACTGGCCGATCTACGCCAAATGCTGCGAGCTCGGCGTGCCGATCACGCTGCAGGTCGGCCGCCAGTCGCCGCGCTCGGGCGGCAAGCTGTGCGCCCGTCCGCAATGGCTTGAGGATGCGGCCTACGACTTCCCCGAACTGACGCTGATCGGCCTGCATATCGGCGTGCCGATGGATTACGAGATGACCAGCGCCGCGATCGGGCACGAGAACGTCTACATCATCGCGGACGCCCATCCGCCCTCGACCTGGTCGCAGCACTTCGTGGACTACATCGCACAGCGCGGCTTCGCCAATTATGACGGCATGAAGAAGGTGATGTGGGGCACGGACTGGCCCGTCCAGAACATCACCCAGTCGCTCAAGGAAGTCCGCGCCCTTGACCTTCCCCAGGAAGCACTGGATGGGTTGCTGGGGGAGAATGCAATTCGGATTCTCAAACTGGACGTTCCCGCCTGA
- a CDS encoding class I adenylate-forming enzyme family protein produces the protein MNLADGIEINARARPDHPAIVAGAVTLSYAELTDRVRATSARFQSFGIRAGDVVGVCLKDTPDHLIANYALARMGSVILPMDWRWTDAEKITVAGHFAAKLVVVEIDAAPMGATPVRTLDALPDAPAEHVDLDPMQGTNLPLLLSLSSGTTGRPKGPCITHQQMLRRFWTHWINLGLNSTDRYVSATPLYFGGGRTFAMSILFAGGTVILFPPPFDSAALAGELERADATSTFLVPTQLRKLLDASEAEKAAMRRLRLLISSGAPLDPDEKAAIAATLNDNFVEYYASTEGGGISLATPETRIVSPNSVGRPVFGVEVQVVSDDHDPLEPGTVGLLRYRGPGVAQGYFGEQEVDESPFRDGWFYPGDIAEIDAGGYVTLRGRRKDMIIRGGVNIYPPEIEQVLREHEDVEEAAVVGRPSQRLGEDVVAFVVARQSVDGEALKSWCATRLAPYKVPESVIFVDDLPRNSAGKVLKPALQATFEKD, from the coding sequence ATGAACCTTGCCGACGGCATCGAGATCAATGCCCGGGCGCGGCCGGACCATCCCGCGATCGTGGCGGGCGCGGTCACGCTGTCTTATGCAGAACTGACCGACCGCGTCCGTGCCACGTCCGCGCGCTTCCAGAGCTTCGGCATTCGCGCCGGCGACGTCGTCGGAGTCTGTCTCAAGGACACGCCCGACCATCTGATCGCGAACTACGCCTTGGCGCGCATGGGCTCGGTCATCCTGCCGATGGACTGGCGCTGGACGGACGCGGAAAAGATTACGGTCGCCGGCCATTTCGCCGCGAAGCTCGTCGTGGTGGAGATCGATGCCGCGCCGATGGGCGCGACGCCGGTCAGAACGCTGGACGCGCTGCCTGACGCTCCCGCCGAGCACGTCGATCTCGATCCGATGCAAGGCACCAACCTGCCGCTGCTTCTGTCGCTGTCATCCGGGACGACGGGCAGGCCAAAGGGGCCCTGCATCACGCACCAGCAGATGCTGCGCCGCTTCTGGACGCACTGGATCAATCTCGGGCTGAACAGCACGGATCGCTACGTGTCCGCGACGCCGCTCTATTTCGGCGGCGGACGCACCTTCGCGATGTCGATCCTGTTTGCCGGCGGCACGGTGATCCTCTTCCCGCCGCCCTTCGACAGCGCGGCGCTGGCAGGCGAGCTCGAACGCGCCGACGCCACCAGCACGTTTCTCGTGCCGACGCAGTTGCGCAAGCTGCTCGACGCTTCCGAAGCCGAGAAGGCCGCGATGCGACGGCTTCGGCTGCTGATCTCCAGCGGCGCGCCGCTGGACCCGGACGAGAAGGCGGCGATCGCGGCAACGCTCAACGACAATTTCGTCGAATATTACGCGTCCACCGAAGGCGGCGGCATTTCGCTCGCGACGCCCGAGACGCGGATCGTCAGCCCGAATTCGGTCGGCCGCCCCGTCTTCGGGGTCGAGGTTCAGGTCGTGTCGGACGATCACGATCCGCTGGAGCCCGGCACGGTCGGCCTCTTGCGCTATCGCGGCCCCGGCGTTGCCCAGGGCTATTTCGGGGAACAAGAGGTCGACGAAAGCCCGTTCCGCGACGGCTGGTTCTACCCCGGAGACATCGCCGAGATCGATGCAGGCGGCTACGTCACCCTGCGCGGCCGGCGCAAGGACATGATCATCCGGGGTGGCGTGAACATCTATCCGCCGGAGATCGAGCAGGTGCTGCGCGAGCACGAGGACGTCGAGGAAGCTGCGGTCGTCGGCCGCCCCTCGCAACGGCTGGGCGAAGATGTCGTCGCCTTCGTGGTCGCCCGGCAATCCGTCGATGGAGAGGCGTTGAAGTCCTGGTGCGCGACAAGACTTGCGCCCTACAAGGTGCCGGAGAGCGTCATTTTTGTAGACGACTTGCCCCGAAACAGCGCCGGCAAGGTGCTCAAGCCGGCTCTGCAGGCGACCTTCGAGAAGGACTGA
- a CDS encoding AMP-binding protein, with protein MPDELFFDDPADLKRARDAVFAGTLDRIFDHHPHYRKVFAERGIERSDIRGIDDLAKLPITGKADYVGQPADFSLSLPASFDAEERVVWDVMYTTGSTGDPTPFTSTSYDFLNILAVNRNMLRLRGVTAEDTILNLFPLTRHPHGAFARAMNAAAAYNIPIIAAMPGAPSARHPGLGNRTDDVCALAARSGATILWGVPSYMRKMLGRAEELGLSMPSVRLVFVTGEGFGEEARQDLVDRLKRLGAADPKISVSYGATEMQGGMVECVPGAGYHNPAPLQFCFEAVDPETHALVADGEEGLILLTHLDRRGTTMLRYALGDTARLTRAKCPHCGALTERLVSVPTRRDGFVKIRGMLVNPQALADVLAADSGIADFQAIVDKEDENDQFSMDRLRIRLSSSGEAIHVLGLRVAEKVKATTGVMPVVELAAADDAAFTGRGWKAKPIVDLRKKPE; from the coding sequence GTGCCCGACGAACTCTTTTTCGATGATCCCGCCGACCTGAAACGCGCGCGGGACGCGGTGTTTGCCGGCACGCTGGATCGCATCTTCGATCATCATCCGCACTATCGCAAAGTCTTCGCCGAGCGCGGCATCGAGCGGTCGGACATCAGGGGCATCGACGATCTGGCGAAGCTTCCGATCACCGGCAAGGCGGATTATGTCGGCCAGCCCGCAGATTTCTCGCTCTCGCTGCCGGCCAGTTTCGATGCCGAGGAACGCGTGGTGTGGGACGTCATGTACACCACCGGATCGACCGGCGATCCGACGCCGTTCACCTCGACCTCCTACGACTTCCTCAACATCCTCGCAGTCAACCGCAACATGCTGCGCCTGCGCGGCGTCACGGCAGAGGACACGATCCTCAACCTCTTCCCGCTAACGCGCCACCCGCACGGCGCATTCGCCCGCGCGATGAATGCGGCAGCCGCCTACAACATTCCGATCATAGCTGCGATGCCCGGTGCGCCCAGCGCCCGGCATCCGGGTCTCGGCAACCGCACGGACGACGTATGCGCGCTGGCTGCACGCTCCGGCGCAACCATCCTCTGGGGCGTCCCGTCCTACATGCGCAAGATGCTCGGCCGCGCCGAAGAACTCGGCCTGAGCATGCCCTCCGTTCGCCTCGTCTTCGTCACAGGCGAAGGCTTCGGCGAAGAGGCACGCCAGGACCTCGTCGATCGGCTCAAGCGGCTTGGCGCTGCCGATCCGAAGATCAGCGTCTCCTACGGTGCGACAGAGATGCAGGGCGGCATGGTCGAATGCGTGCCCGGCGCCGGTTATCACAATCCCGCACCGCTCCAGTTCTGTTTCGAGGCGGTCGATCCCGAAACTCACGCCCTTGTCGCCGATGGCGAGGAGGGGCTGATCCTTCTCACGCATCTCGATCGCCGCGGCACGACCATGCTGCGCTACGCTCTGGGCGACACGGCCCGCCTGACACGCGCGAAATGCCCGCATTGCGGCGCGTTGACCGAACGCCTCGTCAGCGTCCCGACGCGGCGCGACGGCTTCGTCAAGATCAGGGGCATGCTGGTGAACCCGCAGGCGCTGGCCGACGTGCTTGCAGCCGATTCCGGCATCGCGGACTTTCAGGCGATCGTCGACAAGGAGGACGAGAACGACCAGTTCTCGATGGACCGCCTGCGCATTCGGCTCTCCTCCAGCGGCGAGGCGATCCATGTCCTCGGCCTGCGGGTTGCGGAGAAGGTGAAGGCGACGACCGGCGTCATGCCCGTGGTCGAACTGGCAGCGGCCGACGACGCTGCCTTCACGGGTCGCGGCTGGAAGGCGAAGCCGATCGTCGATCTGCGCAAGAAGCCGGAGTAG
- a CDS encoding GntR family transcriptional regulator, whose protein sequence is MNDASQAEPKTMRSMPDLPTPLYHQIQLVIRERIDQGYYGREGMLPSEMDLSREFKVSRITVARAINELAALGLVERKRGAGTRIVPREIPPAVPANIDGLLESLTSMGNSTQVTVLEFGFVLPAYDVQTELEVGANELVQRAVRVRSYNGAPFSYLTSFVPGHIGHNFDESDMAVNSLLSLLEKNGVKVGSARQAFSAVLADPKIAQALDVPVGTPLLAISRTVCDREERPVEYIRILYRTDRYQYRMTMERDKGGADPIWSTKDRKPPTPRRARKQA, encoded by the coding sequence ATGAACGACGCATCACAGGCAGAGCCAAAGACCATGCGGTCCATGCCTGATCTGCCGACGCCACTCTACCATCAGATCCAGCTCGTCATTCGCGAGCGCATCGATCAGGGCTATTACGGCCGCGAGGGCATGCTGCCCAGCGAGATGGATTTGAGCCGTGAGTTCAAGGTCTCGCGCATCACCGTCGCGCGCGCCATCAACGAGCTTGCGGCCCTTGGCCTGGTGGAGCGTAAGCGCGGCGCCGGCACCCGGATCGTACCGCGAGAGATTCCCCCGGCCGTCCCGGCCAACATCGACGGCCTGCTCGAGAGCCTCACCAGCATGGGCAACAGCACGCAGGTCACGGTTCTGGAGTTCGGCTTCGTCCTGCCCGCTTACGATGTGCAGACCGAACTCGAGGTCGGGGCGAATGAACTCGTGCAGCGCGCGGTGCGCGTGCGCAGCTACAACGGCGCGCCTTTCTCCTACCTGACGAGTTTCGTACCCGGTCACATCGGGCACAATTTCGACGAATCCGACATGGCGGTGAACTCGCTCCTGAGCCTCCTGGAGAAGAACGGGGTGAAGGTCGGCAGCGCACGCCAGGCCTTCAGCGCGGTGCTCGCCGATCCGAAGATAGCGCAGGCGCTCGACGTTCCCGTCGGCACGCCACTGCTCGCGATCAGCCGCACCGTTTGCGACCGCGAGGAACGACCCGTCGAATACATCCGCATCCTGTACCGCACCGACCGCTACCAGTACCGCATGACGATGGAGCGCGACAAAGGCGGCGCCGACCCGATCTGGTCGACGAAGGACCGGAAGCCGCCAACGCCGCGCAGAGCGCGAAAGCAGGCCTGA
- a CDS encoding ABC transporter substrate-binding protein, giving the protein MNTFTIDRRKFLIGAQALGASALMPGLMTGAARAQGVTDVTYLTPFGYLISFIETMYSDVGGIFEKHGLNVTIEGGRGSSMAVQQVTAGNALISRTGGTDLIKAYATDPSIVAVGDIYQRDIFYVISAQDAPIEKPEDMAGKTMGIVSAAGATENILDMMLAARDVTKDDVPREVVGNAPAAFELVKQGRIAGFIATSDTVFQLQVDKQPVVAWSTDEVAPCPGQVYMTSKKQLAESGEQIAAFLASVHETLGILLSSDDLAPIIDQVTAKYDVFEANRPDKGLAVLKHTLAKYEAPYADKLASNEESWKSAYALMLKAGLIQETADQNFHDDTARQLAFS; this is encoded by the coding sequence ATGAACACATTCACGATCGACCGCCGCAAGTTCCTCATCGGCGCGCAGGCTCTCGGTGCCAGCGCCCTCATGCCGGGCCTCATGACCGGCGCGGCACGCGCCCAGGGCGTGACCGACGTCACCTATCTGACGCCCTTCGGCTATCTCATCTCCTTCATCGAGACGATGTATTCCGACGTCGGCGGCATCTTCGAGAAGCACGGTCTCAACGTCACCATCGAAGGCGGACGCGGCTCGTCGATGGCCGTGCAGCAGGTGACTGCCGGCAACGCGCTGATCTCGCGCACCGGCGGCACGGACCTCATCAAGGCCTATGCGACCGATCCGTCGATCGTCGCCGTCGGCGACATCTACCAGCGCGACATTTTCTACGTGATCAGCGCGCAGGACGCCCCGATCGAGAAGCCCGAGGACATGGCCGGCAAGACCATGGGCATCGTCTCGGCCGCAGGCGCGACCGAAAACATTCTCGACATGATGCTCGCCGCCCGCGACGTCACCAAGGACGACGTGCCGCGCGAAGTCGTCGGCAACGCGCCGGCCGCGTTCGAACTGGTCAAGCAGGGCCGCATCGCCGGCTTCATCGCCACCAGCGATACGGTGTTCCAGCTTCAGGTCGACAAGCAGCCGGTCGTGGCCTGGTCCACCGACGAAGTCGCGCCCTGCCCCGGTCAGGTCTACATGACATCGAAGAAGCAGTTGGCCGAAAGCGGCGAGCAGATCGCGGCGTTCCTCGCCTCGGTTCACGAGACGCTCGGCATCCTGCTCTCCTCCGACGATCTCGCGCCGATCATCGATCAGGTCACCGCCAAGTACGACGTGTTCGAGGCGAACCGTCCCGACAAGGGCCTTGCCGTTCTCAAGCACACGCTGGCGAAGTACGAGGCGCCCTATGCCGACAAGCTGGCATCGAACGAGGAAAGCTGGAAATCGGCCTACGCCCTGATGCTGAAGGCAGGCCTGATCCAGGAGACCGCGGACCAGAACTTCCACGACGACACCGCACGGCAGCTTGCTTTCTCCTGA
- a CDS encoding acetoacetate decarboxylase family protein produces the protein MQEAATPDAQGRPWKGQSWPRTATGRSSLVEPLPHHISCEALHVTFKADPSAVAKLLPPGLEPLDGGDGWVMIAEMAKVSTGNPEQIWRDPSRSSYNECVLGFYCKFGDRIGRYSALVWVDRDWSLGMGAIFGWGKRLGTIDRTRHQVTNPAFAGSDFTLGGTVSRYGRRVLDMAIDFKAGGEDLTALPGHGGSTFLYRYIASPSPDVGDIEQLFELGFTNVSMSGIRAGTGHLNFGDAEDEDLDLLGSVQITGGYAYQRGWTTDRKARLLHDYGAA, from the coding sequence ATGCAGGAAGCGGCAACACCCGACGCGCAGGGACGGCCCTGGAAAGGTCAGTCATGGCCGCGCACCGCGACGGGCCGCAGTTCCCTCGTCGAACCCCTGCCGCACCACATCAGTTGCGAAGCGCTTCACGTCACCTTCAAGGCGGACCCGTCCGCGGTCGCCAAGCTGCTTCCGCCCGGTCTCGAACCACTCGACGGCGGTGACGGCTGGGTGATGATCGCCGAGATGGCGAAGGTCAGCACCGGCAATCCCGAGCAGATCTGGCGCGACCCGTCGCGCTCCTCCTACAATGAGTGCGTTCTGGGCTTCTACTGCAAGTTCGGCGACAGGATCGGCCGCTACAGCGCGCTGGTCTGGGTCGATCGCGACTGGTCGCTCGGCATGGGCGCGATCTTCGGCTGGGGGAAGCGTCTCGGCACCATCGACCGCACCCGGCATCAGGTGACCAACCCGGCCTTTGCTGGCAGCGATTTCACGCTCGGCGGCACCGTCTCGCGCTACGGGCGCCGCGTGCTGGACATGGCGATCGACTTCAAGGCGGGCGGCGAGGACCTGACCGCATTGCCGGGCCATGGCGGCTCGACCTTCCTCTATCGCTACATCGCGTCGCCCAGCCCTGACGTCGGCGATATCGAGCAACTTTTCGAGCTCGGCTTCACCAACGTCTCGATGAGCGGCATCCGCGCCGGAACCGGCCATCTCAACTTCGGCGATGCGGAGGATGAAGATCTCGATCTTCTGGGCAGCGTCCAAATCACGGGCGGCTACGCCTACCAGCGCGGCTGGACCACGGACCGCAAGGCTCGCCTCCTGCACGACTACGGCGCCGCCTGA
- a CDS encoding GntR family transcriptional regulator, whose protein sequence is MSTAPITTDSVTPLHHKVYVVLRQQIEEGQFEGEKPIPSEHELSQIFSVSRITIRRALDRLKQEGFVSRARGRGTFAQAPVAPQAISANLRGIFENLMAMGLRTRVKLIEFGYVPATPVVAQKLKLQPGARVQRAVRVRYHENIPFSHLTTYLPEEIGRHCDEQELSDTPLLLLMKRAGIKVSAADQSVSAKLADTIVAPLLQVETGSPLLWVKRLVLDQNDRPVEYLHALYRPDIYEYQMSMSRVEGESATLWSPDATSA, encoded by the coding sequence GTGAGCACTGCACCGATCACGACAGACTCCGTTACGCCGCTGCATCACAAGGTCTATGTAGTCCTGCGCCAGCAGATCGAGGAAGGGCAATTCGAGGGCGAGAAGCCGATCCCCTCGGAGCACGAACTTTCCCAGATATTCAGTGTCTCGCGCATCACCATCCGCCGCGCGCTCGACCGGCTGAAGCAGGAGGGTTTCGTCAGCCGCGCGCGCGGACGCGGAACCTTCGCACAGGCTCCGGTCGCGCCACAGGCGATCTCGGCAAACCTGCGCGGCATCTTCGAGAATCTGATGGCCATGGGCCTGCGCACGAGGGTCAAGCTCATCGAGTTCGGCTATGTCCCCGCAACGCCAGTGGTGGCCCAGAAGCTCAAGCTTCAGCCCGGCGCGCGCGTGCAACGCGCCGTGCGGGTGCGCTATCACGAAAATATCCCGTTTTCGCATCTCACGACATATCTCCCCGAGGAGATCGGGCGGCATTGCGACGAGCAGGAACTGTCCGACACACCGCTGCTGCTCCTGATGAAGCGCGCGGGCATCAAGGTCTCGGCCGCCGACCAGTCGGTATCCGCGAAGCTCGCGGATACGATCGTCGCGCCGCTGCTTCAGGTCGAGACCGGTTCGCCCCTTCTCTGGGTCAAGCGCCTCGTCCTCGACCAGAACGACCGCCCGGTCGAGTATCTGCACGCGCTCTACCGCCCCGACATCTACGAATACCAGATGAGCATGTCGCGGGTGGAAGGCGAAAGTGCCACCCTTTGGAGCCCGGACGCGACAAGCGCGTGA